A stretch of Candidatus Palauibacter scopulicola DNA encodes these proteins:
- a CDS encoding addiction module toxin, HicA family, giving the protein MKRRDLLRHLTRHGCAFLREGGNHTLYINRDLARKICKDLQVPRPPDS; this is encoded by the coding sequence CTTGCTGCGGCACTTGACGCGACATGGGTGCGCCTTCCTGCGGGAGGGCGGGAACCACACCCTCTACATCAACCGGGACCTCGCCAGAAAGATCTGCAAGGATCTCCAAGTGCCCCGTCCTCCAGACAGCTAG